A stretch of Blautia liquoris DNA encodes these proteins:
- a CDS encoding DUF1576 domain-containing protein, with amino-acid sequence MEKTINSTAKHRKGEFMTRRIIHKTKDQSYPDFQAFLYRLIAAYCIILMLIGIVSDPSIDLIKGMFRIFTSPSNLITDYFEVGSFGSAFLNSGILTMASLLLLWIKKVRLNGPMIAALFTVSGFSFFGKDIFNSVPIFLGVSIYARLVRKPYSQFSLAALFGSTLSPVISYIAFGSNLPWPAGIIIGYLVGIFIGMILPPLSSSFLQFHRGFSLYNVGFTSGIIAMMAASIMRLFGEEIDTPRLIARQYSTEAGIFLCSLSIALLLVGFVVNNRSLKGMKSIIASPGVLVTDFVTEDGLGATLINMGIMGLLMIAFVILLGGTFSGPIVGAVLTVIGFSAFGCHIKNSLPILAGVVFAAFVSPMDTSDPVTLIMSALFGTSLAPIAGYYGILSGIAAGFLHMTLVSNVTYLHGGLNLYNNGFSCGFVAACMVPFLDMMIDIKEDRGNGREGKSMSNRE; translated from the coding sequence ATGGAAAAGACCATAAACAGTACAGCAAAACACCGCAAAGGAGAATTCATGACAAGACGAATCATTCATAAAACAAAAGACCAGTCCTATCCGGATTTTCAAGCCTTTCTTTACCGTCTAATTGCCGCTTACTGCATAATCCTGATGCTGATCGGAATAGTATCGGATCCTTCTATCGACCTTATAAAGGGAATGTTTCGAATCTTTACTTCTCCCAGTAATCTGATTACAGATTACTTTGAGGTCGGTAGTTTTGGGAGTGCATTTTTAAATAGTGGTATTCTTACCATGGCAAGCCTTCTTCTTCTCTGGATTAAGAAGGTACGGTTGAATGGACCGATGATCGCCGCTCTTTTTACTGTGTCCGGTTTTTCCTTTTTTGGGAAGGATATTTTTAATTCGGTACCAATTTTTCTTGGGGTATCAATATATGCCCGTCTTGTGCGAAAACCATACTCACAGTTTTCACTGGCAGCACTTTTTGGCAGTACACTTTCTCCGGTGATTAGTTATATTGCTTTTGGGAGCAATCTGCCCTGGCCGGCCGGAATTATAATTGGATATCTTGTGGGGATCTTTATCGGAATGATACTTCCGCCGCTATCCTCTTCATTTTTACAGTTTCACCGGGGATTTTCGCTATATAATGTAGGTTTTACTTCCGGAATCATAGCAATGATGGCCGCAAGTATCATGCGTCTGTTTGGAGAAGAGATTGACACTCCGCGTCTGATCGCCCGGCAGTATTCCACAGAAGCCGGAATCTTCTTATGCAGTCTTTCCATTGCACTTTTGCTGGTGGGATTTGTGGTCAACAATCGTTCACTTAAAGGGATGAAATCGATTATCGCATCTCCCGGCGTACTGGTCACTGATTTTGTGACAGAAGATGGCCTCGGTGCAACGCTGATTAATATGGGAATCATGGGACTGCTTATGATTGCATTCGTCATACTCCTGGGAGGAACCTTTTCCGGACCGATTGTGGGAGCTGTACTTACGGTAATTGGATTTTCTGCATTTGGCTGTCATATCAAAAACAGCCTTCCAATCCTTGCAGGTGTGGTGTTCGCTGCATTTGTCTCACCAATGGATACCAGTGATCCAGTTACGTTGATCATGAGCGCTCTGTTTGGAACCAGTTTGGCACCGATTGCGGGCTATTATGGAATACTGTCGGGAATCGCCGCAGGCTTTTTACATATGACACTTGTGTCGAATGTCACCTATCTGCACGGCGGGTTGAATCTTTATAACAATGGTTTTTCATGCGGGTTTGTCGCGGCATGCATGGTGCCGTTTTTAGATATGATGATTGATATTAAGGAGGATAGAGGGAATGGTAGAGAAGGAAAAAGCATGTCGAATCGTGAATGA
- a CDS encoding ABC transporter ATP-binding protein — MKQIKWLWSQMKGYRTQYVFLLILLMIPVIMQLQNPIISQMIVDQVILKIPEQKGNMEELIDKLIRLLALMISLMVVRTFVWRFGIIGVERCGQKFLYDFKRQMFHKLQNLDRGFYKRNETGDLMTRLTSDAEMGKHGIVALLRGFMECFTLYMATAIYMFSKNVILTLGLMVFTPIIFVVTYKFSKTARPYYMRLREKLSKMNSNAQENIEANRVIKAFAREDYEEKKFKERNEDFREANITASFVWLRFYPAIEGFSQALPIVVLVVGGIFLMNGKISAGTFLAFNSLCWTLAAPMRNMGMLVNDTQRFMASIDKLMELDAAEPTVKNREGELVVKEKLEGKIEFRDVSVKLEHTDVLEHVNFTIQPGETIALMGPTGSGKTTMINCINRFIDVTGGAVLIDDIDVRDYDIDVLRKNIGIANQDVFLFSDTINRNIAFGNTMLRSNKIERVAKLARADFVWRMQNGFDTMIGERGTGLSGGQKQRLALARAIAINPSVLILDDTTSAVDMNTESEIRDNLLGMSGNATKIIIAQRYFSAMKADRIFILDHGSIAEMGSHKELLRQGGYYQEIYLLQRGVSSLEEDEEDRRNLSDTSEESNNGMGVRVHG; from the coding sequence ATGAAACAGATAAAATGGCTCTGGAGCCAGATGAAAGGTTACCGAACGCAGTATGTATTTTTGCTGATTCTTCTTATGATTCCAGTCATCATGCAGCTGCAGAATCCGATCATCAGTCAGATGATTGTCGATCAGGTTATCTTAAAGATTCCCGAACAAAAGGGGAATATGGAGGAACTGATTGATAAACTGATTCGCCTTCTGGCACTGATGATTTCACTTATGGTAGTCCGTACATTCGTGTGGCGTTTTGGAATAATCGGCGTGGAAAGATGCGGACAGAAATTTCTGTATGATTTCAAAAGGCAGATGTTCCATAAACTCCAGAATCTGGACCGTGGGTTTTACAAGAGAAATGAAACGGGAGATCTGATGACGAGACTGACATCAGATGCCGAGATGGGAAAACATGGGATCGTAGCTTTACTCCGAGGTTTTATGGAATGCTTTACGCTCTATATGGCAACAGCGATTTATATGTTTTCAAAAAACGTGATATTGACCTTGGGGCTGATGGTATTTACCCCGATCATCTTTGTAGTTACATATAAATTTTCTAAGACAGCCCGCCCATATTATATGCGGCTGAGGGAGAAACTATCAAAGATGAACAGCAATGCACAGGAAAACATCGAAGCAAACCGCGTGATAAAAGCATTTGCAAGGGAAGATTACGAAGAAAAGAAATTCAAAGAGAGAAATGAAGATTTCCGTGAGGCGAACATTACAGCTTCTTTCGTATGGCTTCGCTTTTATCCTGCAATTGAGGGGTTTTCACAGGCACTGCCAATTGTTGTTCTTGTCGTGGGCGGTATCTTCCTTATGAATGGTAAAATCAGTGCCGGAACTTTTCTGGCATTTAATAGTCTGTGTTGGACACTTGCCGCGCCGATGCGGAATATGGGAATGCTGGTCAACGATACACAGCGCTTTATGGCTTCGATAGACAAACTGATGGAACTCGACGCTGCAGAACCGACGGTTAAGAATAGAGAAGGCGAACTGGTTGTGAAAGAAAAGCTGGAAGGAAAGATTGAATTTCGTGATGTCAGCGTGAAACTGGAACATACCGATGTTTTGGAGCACGTAAACTTTACAATTCAGCCAGGAGAGACGATTGCACTTATGGGGCCGACTGGATCCGGTAAGACAACCATGATCAACTGCATCAACCGTTTTATCGATGTGACGGGGGGAGCCGTTCTGATCGACGATATCGATGTGAGAGACTATGATATTGACGTACTGCGAAAAAACATCGGAATAGCGAATCAGGATGTATTCCTATTCTCCGATACGATCAATCGGAACATTGCATTTGGCAATACGATGCTTCGGTCAAACAAAATCGAACGTGTTGCAAAGCTTGCCAGAGCAGATTTCGTATGGCGTATGCAAAATGGTTTTGATACCATGATTGGTGAGCGTGGAACCGGACTTTCCGGCGGACAAAAACAGAGACTGGCGCTGGCACGTGCCATCGCTATTAATCCGTCTGTCTTAATTCTTGACGATACCACCTCGGCAGTCGATATGAATACGGAAAGTGAGATTCGCGATAACCTGCTGGGAATGTCGGGCAATGCGACAAAAATCATCATTGCGCAAAGATATTTTTCAGCTATGAAAGCAGATCGAATCTTTATCTTAGATCATGGAAGTATCGCAGAGATGGGCAGCCATAAGGAACTGCTCAGGCAGGGCGGATATTATCAGGAGATTTACCTCCTTCAAAGAGGTGTATCTTCGCTTGAAGAAGATGAAGAAGACCGCCGGAATCTTTCCGATACAAGTGAGGAATCCAACAATGGAATGGGGGTGAGGGTACATGGCTAA
- a CDS encoding methionyl aminopeptidase, whose product MHKIGRNDPCWCGSGKKYKQCHMAFDTKIENYRIMGDKVPRHDMIKTPAQIERIRHAGVVNTRILDLLEDFVKPGMSTEDINTFVHDQTTKMGGIPAPLNFEGFPKSVCTSVNDQVCHGIPDPGTILKEGDIINIDVTTIVNGFYADASRMYCIGTVSPEAEKLIRVTKECVDLGLKECRAWAHLGDMSAAVCKHAYDNGYTVVREIGGHGVGNDFHEDPWVGFIGTRGTDMLLVPGMIFTIEPMVNAGREDIFQDEHNGWTIYTEDKSLSAQWEYTVLITEDGPEVLTH is encoded by the coding sequence ATGCACAAAATCGGAAGAAATGATCCCTGCTGGTGCGGCAGTGGAAAGAAATATAAACAATGCCATATGGCATTTGATACCAAGATAGAAAATTACAGGATTATGGGAGATAAAGTTCCGCGGCATGACATGATTAAGACTCCGGCTCAGATTGAGAGGATTCGTCATGCCGGAGTTGTGAATACCAGAATTCTGGATTTGCTGGAGGACTTTGTAAAACCGGGAATGAGCACAGAAGACATTAATACGTTTGTCCACGATCAGACAACAAAGATGGGCGGAATTCCCGCACCCTTGAACTTTGAGGGGTTTCCAAAAAGTGTTTGTACATCAGTCAACGATCAGGTCTGCCACGGAATCCCGGATCCGGGCACAATCTTAAAGGAAGGCGATATCATCAATATTGATGTCACCACAATTGTAAATGGGTTCTACGCAGATGCATCTCGTATGTATTGTATCGGAACGGTATCGCCGGAGGCCGAAAAACTAATTCGTGTCACAAAAGAATGTGTTGACCTGGGACTCAAAGAATGCCGTGCATGGGCTCATCTGGGCGATATGTCTGCCGCTGTATGTAAACATGCCTATGATAATGGATACACGGTTGTCCGAGAGATTGGAGGACACGGAGTGGGGAATGATTTCCACGAGGATCCCTGGGTCGGATTTATCGGAACCAGAGGAACCGATATGCTTTTGGTACCGGGGATGATCTTTACGATCGAGCCCATGGTAAATGCCGGAAGAGAAGATATCTTTCAGGATGAGCACAACGGATGGACCATCTACACGGAGGACAAAAGCCTCTCCGCACAGTGGGAGTATACGGTTCTGATCACGGAGGACGGACCGGAAGTTTTAACACATTAA